The DNA window CCACAGCGCCAGCGGCTCCCAGCAGTATCACTGTAAAGACTGTGGTGCCCACAAGGTACTTGACCCTGAGCCGCGTGGCTATTCTGAGGAGGAGAAGGAAAAGATCCTCCGAGCCTACCGCGAACGCGGGTCAAAACGGGCAATCAGTCGCATTTTTGGGATCAGTCGCAATACTCTGAACCGTTGGCTCGAAAAAAGGGACGCGAAGTCGACTCAGTAGCCGATGGACTCCGGCCAGCTGAGGAGAATGACGTCCTTGAGCTCGACGAATGCTGGACATACGTCCGAAAACGGCCGAACAAACGGTGGCTGTGGGTGGCTCTCTGTCGAAGGACACGGCAGGTCGTAGCGTTTGTCATTGGAGACCGCTCGGCCAAAACCTGCGCGAGGCTCTGGGGCCGGATTCCGGAGGAGTACCGCCAAGCCAAAAGCTTCAGCGATTTCTGGAAGTCCTATCGCCCAGTTTTCGAAGACGACCCTAGTCACCAGCAGGTTGGAAAGTCCAGTGGCGAGTTGGCCCACGTCGAACGGTTCTTCGGGCGACTGCGGCAGAAGCTGGCGCGGTATGTCCGGCGAACGCGAGCGGCCTCCCAGTCAGAACGAATGCTCCACCTGACGACGAAACTGTTCGTGGAGTGGTACAACGAAGCCATCACTTAATATCTACCCGCTACCTGCCCAAGGGCTGGGTCTCTAGGCACGTTAAGCTCACTCCATCAACCGACATGTCTACATAAAGCGATGCATGTTTGCGTTACGGGTGGGGCCGGCTTTGTCGGCGGACACCTCTGCCGCCGCCTCCTGGATGAGGGCCACCGCGTCACGGCCATCGACAACTTCGATCCGTTTTATCCCCGCGCCATCAAGGAGGAGGGGATCGAAGACTTTCCCCGCGAGCGGTTCACGCTCATCGAGACGGACATCTGCAACACCGACGCCTTCCTGCAGGCCCTGCATGCCCGGGACGTGGACGCGATCGTGCACCTCGCGGCCCGGGCTGGGGTGCGCCCCTCCATCGAGGCCCCGATGGCCTACGAGGAGACGAACGTGGGCGGCACGCAGTCGATGCTGGAGGTGGCCCAAGAGCTGGGCATCGGCACGTTCATCTACGGCTCTTCCTCGTCCGTCTACGGCACCAACGATACGGTGCCCTTCGCAGAGGGGGACCCGGTGGACGCACCGATCTCGCCGTACGCCGCCACGAAACGCTCCGGCGAGCTGCTGGCGCACACGTTCCACCACCTCTACGGGCTTACCGTCCACTGCCTCCGCTTCTTTACCGTTTACGGTCCGCGCCAGCGGCCAGACCAGGCGATCCACAAGTTTGCCCGGCAGCTCCTCACTGGCCAGCCCATCACGATGTACGGGGACGGCACGTCGCGCCGCGACTACACCTACGTGGCCGACATCGTCGACGGCATCGTCCGCAGCCTGCGCCGGGCGAAGGGCCTAGACGCCCCCGAGCATGAGATCATCAACCTGGGCGGGTCGGAGACGACGCAGCTCAGAGATCTCATTTCCGGCATTGCGGAGGCGATGGACATCGCGCCGGAGATCGAGCAACTGCCCACCCAGCCGGGCGATGTGGAGCGGACCTACGCGGACATTTCTAAGGCGAAGCGGCTCCTGGATTGGACGCCCGAAACGCCGATCGACGAGGGGCTGCAAAAATTCGCGGACTGGGTGAAAGCCTATTACGAAGACCGGCCGGTGTTGGAGGTGTGAGGTGGGCGTGGGGGTTTGTGCGTTGAGGGTTTTGCGTTGGGCGTTCTGTGGGGAAGGCAAGAAGGGGCAATGAACTTTGCTCCGTCGTGAGGCGTTCATGATTACGCCCCCGCTACTGCAACCTGTTGTGGAAATGTCCTCTTTCCCCTGACGGGTACATCATATCTCCCCGTAGACAGATATACATGTCCATGGCGACGCGTGAGCTTCGCATCCCGTATCCCGAGGAGTTGCCGGAGGCGATGGATCAGACCCCGGACGAGTTTGAGCGTGAAATGCGATTTCTCGTGGCGGCAAAACTCTACGAGCTGGGACGAATCACCTCGGGGCGAGCCGCAGACGTGGCGGGCATGCAGCGTGTCGGTTTTCTCAACGAACTTGGCGCCCACCGCATTTCTGTGTGGAACTACGACGCCGACGAGCTTGAGCAAGAGATCGAAGCGGCCCAGGATCGAGCCCGTTCCCGCTCGTGATGGTCGTCTGTGATACCAGCCCGCTTCTGATCCTGGCCAAAGTTGGACGGCTACAGCTGCTGACGACGCTGTACGCGACGGTGGAAATTCCGAAAGCCGTGTTCGACGAAGTGAACGCCCGGGAGCAACCGGACACCGAGGCCATTCGGCAGTGGCGACACAGGCAAGACATTCCGGTCCAAGAGCCGTAGGATGCGTCTCTGCACCGTCTTCCCGAAGAATTGGGGGACGGAGAGCGGGGGGGGCTTCCGCTTGCCGTTGAGCGAGACGCTGACCTCGTCGTTCTCAACGACCAGGAAGGACGGCGAGTTGCGAAACAGCGAGGCCTCAGCGTGACGGGGACGATTGGGGTTCTCGTTGAAGCGCGGGCGGCTGAACACGCTGATTCACTGCGAGGAGAACTCGATCGCGTTTTGGAGGCGGGATTATGGATCAGTGAATCTTTTTACGAGCGCCTTCTGCAAGAATTTGGGGAGTTGTGATTTCGATCACTGCTTCTGTCATTGCGGCCTGTCGCTGAATGAACTCTGTGCCGGCCGCGGTCGGTGCGGAGACGCCGATCGACGAGGGCCCCAAAGTTTGTCGACTGTAGAAAGCCCATTGTGCGGATCGGCCGGTGCTGGAAGTTTGAGGTGTGCGTGGGGGTTTGTGTGTTGAGGGTTGTGCGTCGGGCGGTTTTCTTTCGTGCGCGGGAGAAATGCGAGAAGAGAGCGAGCATGGGAAACAGAGGCAACTGTCTCCCCGACGCGTGCGTACCTCTCTTACGAGACACGTTGCCCTTTCTGATCTACAGTACGACCATGTCCTTAGATCAACGAATTGAACAGACGGACGGAATCTGTGGTGGGAAGCCCCGGATTGCTGGCCACCGAATCACGGTTCAGGACGTTGTGGTGTGGCACGAGCGGCAGGGATGGAGCGTGGATCAGATTGTTAGCGAGTACGATCTGTCCCTGGCGGACGTCTACGCGGCGCTTGCCTACTATTTTTCCCACCGGGAGGAGATTGATCGTTCGCTCGAAGAGAGCCGAGCTTTTATCAAGCGGATGAAGAAGGAGCAGTCGTCGGAGCAGACAGAACCTCTGGGGGAGGATGGCTGAGTCGGTTCGTTTCCATTTGGACGAGCACATTCCGTCAGTCGTGGCGGAAGGGCTCCGGCAACGGGGCATAGAGGTCCGTACGCTCGCCGAAATGGATCGGTAGGGAACCCAAGACAAGGAGCACCTTGCTCATGCCCGGAGGGACAGTCGGGTGCTCGTGACGCACGACGATGACTTTCTCCGCTTGGCCGCAGAGGGGGGCTCTCATGCTGTCATTGTCTACGTGCCCCGGGAGCGGTCGATTGGCGACATTGTGCGCGGATTGGTCCGAATCGCACGGGCGTCGTCGGAAGAGGAACTGCACCAGCAGATTCGGTTTCTGTAGATGCGTTCGGAAGCTGAGCCTGACGACGGTTGCCGCCTGGTTCAGCGCCTGCAGATCGGCCGGAATTGAAATTGTAGCGCGCAGGAGGATGGCTTTGGTGGGAAGAGGAGACACACTGCTCTTCGCTCGCGGCTTGCCTGAACCGTCCGTGCGTGCAGGCGCGTGGGTGTGGAGAGCGTGGGAGTGTAGGGAATGGGGGAAAGGGAGAGTGGGGGAAGGGCGCTTGTGCGTATTGCGTTGAGTGTTGGGCGCTTTGACAAGGAGCGTGTCGGATGGGAATAGAGGTACGGAGCACCGTCAACGTCTTCTCGTACGTCATTCTCCGATTGTCTAAACAGCATTCCATTGAGGCATGACCCAGGTCCCGCTTCGAGAAGCGCAAGACTGTCTTGAGGCCCTTCTCGCTCGTGTGGAGGAAGGAGAAACGATTCTCATTACGCGGTCGGGACGCCCCCCGGTTCGGCTTGGGCCTGTACAGTCACAAGATGAAGAGGAGGATGCCTTGCCTTCGCTCCATAAGTGGCGTGAAGATCTTCAGGTGAAGGGGGAGCCCCTCAGTGAAACGATACAGCATCAGCGAGAGGAGGATCGATATTGACCCAATACGTCGACACAAGCATTCTGGCGGCGTATTACTGCCCCGAGCCACTCAGCGGACGGGTTGAGCAACGGCTTCGTGCTCTTCCACCTTTCGTCGTTAGACTATTGGGAGAGCGTGAGAGGGCAGTAAACCCTCCGGCTCCTGTGGAGCTGTCGTTCCTTGGGGGATATGAACCTGTCGGTTCGGGGACCCTCTCGCAGAGAAAATTCGAGTTCAAGGCAAGGATTTTCTCCAGAACACCGGCTGTGATGGTCTGTTGATTGAGTGATGCCAGTCAACAAAGAACCATACCAATGGTCGCGTCACGCCGTCCACGCGGTGAAGTACAACTTCGTGTGGTGCCTGAAGCGTCGGGCGAAGGTGTTGAAGAATGAGATTGCCAATCGTCTTGAACAAGTACTCTTTGACGTAGCGGATGAGCATGACTGGGAGATCGGCTCTCTGGCAATTCGTCCCGATCATGTTCACCTGTTCGTTCAGGCGGATACCCGCCACGCACCCTATCAGGTAATTCATCGATTCAAGGAAAAAAGCGCTCACGTTCTGCGAAAAGAGTTCGACCAGCTTCACCGGCTTCCGTCGCTTTGGACCCGCTCGTATTTCGTGAGCACGACCGGCAAAGTGAGCGAGGAGATCGTCGGGCGGTACATTGAGGATCAATCGTAGCCCATGCGCAAGACGTACAAGTACCGGCTTTACACCTGCGAGCGCAACAAACACCTCGTAGAAAGCATCGAGCTTGCGTCGGTGGTGTGGAACCACTTCGTTGCTCTGACCCGCCGGTACTACGAAATCTATGGTGAGTACCCCGGCTACTACGCGCTCAAGAAGCACCTCACGAAGCTGAAGCAGCGGGACAAGGGCCACTGGTACGACCTCAACTCGCAGGCCCTCCAGAACGTGATTGAGCGCCTGGATCAAGCGTACCAGCGGTTCTTCGAGATCGATTCTGCCGGGCGTCCTGGGTTCAAGAAGCGCGAGAAATACACCTCGTTTACGCTCACGCAGACCGGTTGGAAGCTCCTCGGTGGAAACCGAGTTCGTATCCAAAACCACAACTACAAATTCGTCAAGTCGCGCCCGATCAAGGGCGAGATCAAGACCGTCACGATCAAGCGAGATGCCTGCGGGTATCTCTGGATCTGTTTCTCTGTCGAGAAAGAACCACCTACCCCTGAACTGCCACGAACAGGTAATGCTGTCGGGCTCGACTTCGGACTCAAGGATTTCCTGGTGACTTCCGACGGAGATCGGATTCAAGCTCCAGAGCCGCTCCAAGAAAGCCTGGAAGAGGTCCAGGACCTTCACAAGAAGCTTTCTCGCAAAGAACGTGGCTCCAACAATCGAAAGGAGGCGAAACGCCGGCTGGCGAAGAAGTACCGCCAGATTGACAACCAGCGGAAAGACTTCCACTTCAAGCTCGCCCGCAGGCTCTTCTCCCGATACGACGTTGTTTGTATTGAGGAGCTCAACGTCGGAGCGATGAAAGAGCTTTGGGGAAGGAAAGTAAGTGATCTCGGCTTCGCTTCCTTCGTCAAGATTCTGGAGCACGTTGCCCAAAAAGAGGGCAAAGAGGTCCGCAAGATTGACCGCTGGTTTCCCTCCTCGCAGACGTGCTCCGACTGTAGCCACAGATACGAAGACCTGTCGCTTGAGGAACGAACTTGGACTTGCGAAGAGTGCGGATCTCTGCATGACCGTGACTTGAATGCAGCACGAAATGTACTGGAGAGGGCCCTCTCCAGCGCGGAAGCGGGCGTAAGACCGTCAGGGGCGGCAGCCCGCGTTGCTCGAAGCTCGTAGCGAGACCGCAGAATCTCCTGCCAAGCGATAGCTGGATTAGCCGGGGGAGTGGGTCAACTGGTTGACCGACGTGGAGATGCACTCGGCGCTGGCAAAGAAAGTCCGGGGGGCGAATTGGCGGAAGAAGATGCCGAGCGGGTGCA is part of the Salinibacter ruber DSM 13855 genome and encodes:
- a CDS encoding IS1 family transposase (programmed frameshift), producing MIKETHECRECGSSNIVKNGHSASGSQQYHCKDCGAHKVLDPEPRGYSEEEKEKILRAYRERGSKRAISRIFGISRNTLNRWLGKKGREVDSVADGLRPAEENDVLELDECWTYVRKRPNKRWLWVALCRRTRQVVAFVIGDRSAKTCARLWGRIPEEYRQAKSFSDFWKSYRPVFEDDPSHQQVGKSSGELAHVERFFGRLRQKLARYVRRTRAASQSERMLHLTTKLFVEWYNEAIT
- a CDS encoding NAD-dependent epimerase/dehydratase family protein, with amino-acid sequence MHVCVTGGAGFVGGHLCRRLLDEGHRVTAIDNFDPFYPRAIKEEGIEDFPRERFTLIETDICNTDAFLQALHARDVDAIVHLAARAGVRPSIEAPMAYEETNVGGTQSMLEVAQELGIGTFIYGSSSSVYGTNDTVPFAEGDPVDAPISPYAATKRSGELLAHTFHHLYGLTVHCLRFFTVYGPRQRPDQAIHKFARQLLTGQPITMYGDGTSRRDYTYVADIVDGIVRSLRRAKGLDAPEHEIINLGGSETTQLRDLISGIAEAMDIAPEIEQLPTQPGDVERTYADISKAKRLLDWTPETPIDEGLQKFADWVKAYYEDRPVLEV
- a CDS encoding UPF0175 family protein: MATRELRIPYPEELPEAMDQTPDEFEREMRFLVAAKLYELGRITSGRAADVAGMQRVGFLNELGAHRISVWNYDADELEQEIEAAQDRARSRS
- a CDS encoding DUF3368 domain-containing protein is translated as MTGTIGVLVEARAAEHADSLRGELDRVLEAGLWISESFYERLLQEFGEL
- a CDS encoding DUF433 domain-containing protein, whose amino-acid sequence is MSLDQRIEQTDGICGGKPRIAGHRITVQDVVVWHERQGWSVDQIVSEYDLSLADVYAALAYYFSHREEIDRSLEESRAFIKRMKKEQSSEQTEPLGEDG
- a CDS encoding type II toxin-antitoxin system Phd/YefM family antitoxin; protein product: MTQVPLREAQDCLEALLARVEEGETILITRSGRPPVRLGPVQSQDEEEDALPSLHKWREDLQVKGEPLSETIQHQREEDRY
- the tnpA gene encoding IS200/IS605 family transposase, whose translation is MPVNKEPYQWSRHAVHAVKYNFVWCLKRRAKVLKNEIANRLEQVLFDVADEHDWEIGSLAIRPDHVHLFVQADTRHAPYQVIHRFKEKSAHVLRKEFDQLHRLPSLWTRSYFVSTTGKVSEEIVGRYIEDQS
- a CDS encoding RNA-guided endonuclease InsQ/TnpB family protein; the protein is MRKTYKYRLYTCERNKHLVESIELASVVWNHFVALTRRYYEIYGEYPGYYALKKHLTKLKQRDKGHWYDLNSQALQNVIERLDQAYQRFFEIDSAGRPGFKKREKYTSFTLTQTGWKLLGGNRVRIQNHNYKFVKSRPIKGEIKTVTIKRDACGYLWICFSVEKEPPTPELPRTGNAVGLDFGLKDFLVTSDGDRIQAPEPLQESLEEVQDLHKKLSRKERGSNNRKEAKRRLAKKYRQIDNQRKDFHFKLARRLFSRYDVVCIEELNVGAMKELWGRKVSDLGFASFVKILEHVAQKEGKEVRKIDRWFPSSQTCSDCSHRYEDLSLEERTWTCEECGSLHDRDLNAARNVLERALSSAEAGVRPSGAAARVARSS